The following are encoded together in the Poseidonibacter lekithochrous genome:
- the gyrB gene encoding DNA topoisomerase (ATP-hydrolyzing) subunit B, with amino-acid sequence MSNEYSAGNIKVLKGLEAVRKRPGMYIGDTNINGLHHCVYEVVDNSIDEAMAGFCDTIKVTLTKSGSCIISDNARGIPTGMHPTEKKSAATIALTVLHAGGKFDKDTYKVSGGLHGVGVSVVNALSSKLQMTIYQNKEVHFQEFTTGIPVEDLKVIDTCRKTGTTIEFWPDATIFETVSFDFDILSKRFKEIAYLNSNITIELKDERINKKEVYHFDGGLAQFVNDINRDTAVTEAVSFNVSEDDIEADFAVMYNSTYTEKTLSFVNNIRTIDGGTHEAGFKAGLTRAIVKYVNENAAAREKDTKITGDDVREGLIAVISVKVPEPQFEGQTKGKLGSSYVKPICQKVTFESLVKHFEENPAQAKAIMEKALMAARGREAAKKARDLTRKKDAMTVGTLPGKLAECQSKDPAIRELYLVEGDSAGGSAKQGRDRVYQAILPLKGKILNVEKSRLDKILKSDEIRNMITAMGCGIGEDFNEEKVRYHKVIIMTDADVDGSHIQTLLLTFFFRFLRPIIESGYLYIAQPPLYRYKKGKNEIYLKDDNALSNFLIENGLESFSFEGLGYNDLLDLFKTVSRYRGMLAQLEKRYSLVEVLKHLIESPELVNLDFDKLYEEVKSFLDAKGHNILSKTITENKIQLFVQTGAGLEELIIDDELFASPYFSEATYIYSKLVERDISMFDGRDLIEILDEIEGLAKKGAYIQRYKGLGEMNPDQLWETTMTPEARRLLKVKIEDAEVASDTFTLFMGDEVEPRRNYIEEHAKDVEHLDV; translated from the coding sequence ATGAGCAATGAATATAGCGCTGGAAATATTAAAGTTTTAAAAGGTCTAGAAGCAGTTAGAAAAAGACCAGGTATGTATATTGGTGATACTAATATCAATGGATTACACCACTGTGTTTATGAAGTAGTAGATAACTCTATTGATGAAGCAATGGCTGGTTTTTGTGATACTATCAAAGTAACACTAACTAAAAGCGGTTCTTGTATCATTTCTGATAATGCAAGAGGTATTCCAACAGGAATGCACCCTACTGAGAAAAAATCTGCTGCAACAATTGCTCTTACTGTATTACATGCAGGTGGTAAATTCGATAAAGATACGTATAAAGTTTCTGGTGGACTTCATGGGGTTGGTGTATCAGTTGTAAATGCTTTATCTAGTAAATTACAAATGACTATTTACCAAAATAAAGAAGTTCATTTCCAAGAATTTACAACAGGTATTCCAGTTGAAGATTTAAAAGTAATTGATACTTGTCGAAAAACAGGTACTACTATTGAATTCTGGCCAGATGCTACTATTTTTGAAACTGTTAGTTTTGATTTTGATATTTTATCTAAGAGATTTAAAGAAATTGCATACTTAAATTCTAATATCACTATTGAATTAAAAGATGAAAGAATTAACAAAAAAGAAGTATATCACTTTGATGGTGGATTAGCACAATTTGTTAATGATATAAATAGAGATACAGCTGTAACTGAAGCAGTTTCATTTAACGTAAGTGAAGATGATATTGAAGCAGACTTTGCTGTTATGTATAACTCTACATATACAGAAAAAACTCTTTCTTTTGTAAATAATATTAGAACAATTGATGGTGGTACTCATGAAGCTGGTTTTAAAGCTGGACTAACACGTGCAATTGTTAAATATGTAAATGAAAATGCAGCAGCAAGAGAAAAAGATACTAAAATTACTGGGGATGATGTAAGAGAAGGTCTTATTGCTGTTATCTCTGTAAAAGTTCCAGAACCACAATTTGAGGGTCAAACTAAAGGTAAATTAGGTTCTTCTTATGTAAAACCTATTTGTCAAAAAGTTACTTTTGAATCATTAGTAAAACACTTCGAAGAAAACCCAGCTCAAGCTAAAGCTATTATGGAAAAAGCATTAATGGCCGCACGTGGTAGAGAAGCTGCTAAAAAAGCTAGAGATTTAACTAGAAAAAAAGATGCTATGACAGTTGGAACTCTTCCTGGTAAATTAGCTGAATGTCAATCAAAAGATCCTGCTATTAGAGAATTATACCTGGTGGAAGGGGATTCTGCTGGTGGTTCTGCTAAGCAAGGTAGAGATAGAGTTTATCAAGCAATTTTACCACTTAAGGGTAAGATTTTAAATGTTGAGAAATCAAGATTAGATAAAATTTTAAAATCTGACGAAATTAGAAACATGATTACAGCTATGGGTTGTGGTATTGGTGAAGATTTCAATGAAGAAAAAGTAAGATACCATAAAGTAATTATTATGACGGATGCGGATGTTGATGGATCTCACATTCAAACATTACTTTTAACTTTCTTCTTTAGATTCTTAAGACCAATTATTGAATCTGGGTATTTATATATTGCTCAACCGCCGTTATATAGATATAAAAAAGGTAAAAATGAAATTTACCTAAAAGATGATAATGCTTTATCTAACTTCTTAATTGAAAATGGTTTAGAATCATTCTCTTTTGAAGGTTTAGGATATAACGACCTTCTTGATTTATTCAAAACAGTATCAAGATATAGAGGAATGTTAGCTCAATTAGAAAAAAGATACTCTCTTGTAGAAGTATTAAAACACTTAATTGAAAGTCCAGAATTAGTAAATCTTGATTTTGACAAATTATATGAAGAAGTTAAATCATTCTTAGATGCTAAAGGTCACAATATCTTATCTAAGACTATTACAGAAAATAAAATTCAATTATTCGTTCAAACTGGTGCTGGTTTAGAAGAATTAATCATTGATGATGAGTTATTTGCATCTCCATACTTCTCAGAAGCTACTTATATTTATTCTAAGCTAGTTGAAAGAGATATTTCTATGTTTGATGGAAGAGATTTAATTGAAATCCTAGATGAAATTGAAGGTTTAGCTAAGAAGGGTGCTTATATCCAAAGATATAAAGGACTTGGAGAGATGAATCCAGATCAATTATGGGAAACTACAATGACTCCTGAAGCTAGAAGATTACTAAAAGTAAAAATCGAAGATGCTGAAGTTGCTTCTGATACATTCACACTATTTATGGGTGATGAGGTAGAACCAAGAAGAAACTATATCGAAGAACACGCAAAAGACGTTGAACACTTAGACGTTTAA
- a CDS encoding LysE family translocator, with the protein MELSIYFYDFLTLAFAHFVALLSPGVDFFIIITNSSKHGKISGILTAFGIAIANLVYILLALFGITLIKDNELVFVSIKIIGSLYLFYIAYLLILAPRRDLFQKNDNLYTNHKKQLLGYFMQGFLSAILNPKNSIFYFTMFSISIQTHTPIEIQSFYALWMFLAVLLWDIFIVYLVNHENAKGFMQKYSNSLEKVSGGILFIIASAIIYNIF; encoded by the coding sequence ATGGAACTTTCAATTTATTTTTACGACTTTCTAACTTTGGCTTTTGCACATTTTGTTGCACTTCTAAGTCCTGGTGTTGATTTTTTTATAATTATTACTAACTCTAGTAAACATGGAAAAATTTCTGGAATATTAACTGCTTTTGGTATAGCAATAGCTAATTTAGTTTATATATTACTTGCACTATTTGGTATTACTCTAATCAAGGATAATGAACTTGTCTTTGTGAGTATTAAGATTATAGGTTCTCTTTATCTATTTTATATAGCTTATTTACTTATATTAGCTCCTAGAAGAGATTTATTTCAAAAAAACGATAATCTATACACAAATCATAAAAAACAGCTTCTAGGGTATTTTATGCAAGGTTTTTTGTCTGCAATTTTAAATCCAAAGAACTCAATCTTCTATTTTACGATGTTTTCTATATCCATTCAAACCCATACACCAATTGAAATACAAAGTTTTTATGCATTATGGATGTTTTTAGCTGTTTTATTATGGGATATTTTTATAGTTTATTTAGTAAATCATGAAAATGCAAAAGGTTTTATGCAGAAATATTCAAATAGTCTCGAAAAAGTCTCTGGAGGGATTCTTTTTATAATTGCAAGTGCAATTATTTATAATATTTTTTAG
- a CDS encoding NAD(P)-binding domain-containing protein encodes MTNKIYDIVIIGGGPGGIGTAIEASAHKVGEILLIEKTDNHSNTIRKFYKDNKRVDKDYKGQVTTLQGNVEFYDGTKETTLDYFDDLLDSDKIDSSFNTEVEKMVRVGDLLEIHTSAGLIKSRNAVISIGKMGKPNKPAYKIPPSIKAQVNFNLDKCSTNEKVLVVGGGNSAAEYAYDLADQNNNVTMVYRKASFSRLNEINEEMLNKYHGEEKLRLRMNTDIDSLENDGGKVKVNYNDGFSVLYDRVIYAIGGTTPVDFLKSCGVDVNENNQPTFDEHQETSAKCVYVAGDIAFKSGGSIAIALNHGYHIVNNIIRKRGQIFSHTEKTASL; translated from the coding sequence ATGACAAATAAAATATATGATATCGTAATTATCGGTGGTGGACCAGGTGGTATTGGTACTGCAATCGAAGCTTCAGCGCACAAAGTTGGAGAAATTCTATTAATTGAGAAAACGGACAATCACTCAAATACTATTAGAAAATTCTATAAAGATAACAAAAGAGTTGATAAAGATTATAAAGGGCAAGTTACAACATTACAAGGGAATGTTGAGTTTTATGATGGAACTAAAGAGACTACATTAGATTACTTTGATGACTTATTAGATTCTGACAAAATTGATTCTTCTTTCAATACAGAAGTTGAAAAAATGGTAAGAGTAGGGGATTTATTAGAAATTCATACAAGTGCTGGATTAATTAAAAGTAGAAATGCAGTAATTTCTATTGGTAAAATGGGTAAACCAAATAAACCAGCATATAAAATTCCACCATCAATTAAAGCTCAGGTGAATTTTAACCTTGATAAATGTTCTACAAACGAAAAAGTCCTAGTTGTTGGTGGTGGAAACTCTGCTGCTGAGTATGCTTATGATTTAGCTGATCAGAACAATAATGTAACTATGGTTTATAGAAAAGCTTCTTTTTCAAGATTAAATGAAATAAATGAAGAAATGTTAAATAAATATCATGGTGAAGAAAAACTAAGACTTAGAATGAATACAGATATTGATTCACTAGAAAATGACGGTGGAAAAGTAAAAGTAAACTATAATGATGGATTCTCAGTACTATATGACAGAGTAATTTATGCAATTGGTGGAACTACTCCTGTTGATTTCTTAAAATCATGTGGGGTGGATGTGAACGAAAATAATCAACCTACTTTCGATGAGCATCAAGAAACTTCTGCAAAATGTGTTTATGTAGCTGGAGATATTGCATTTAAATCAGGTGGTTCTATTGCCATTGCATTAAATCATGGTTACCACATTGTAAATAATATTATTAGAAAAAGAGGGCAAATTTTCTCTCATACAGAAAAAACAGCTAGCTTATAA
- the queF gene encoding preQ(1) synthase: protein MKYGEKEILEFDINNDENYWPNTNKKNYIIDIELPEFMAKCPRSGYPDFATIKIQYTPDEKVIELKALKIYINTFMYREVSHENSANEIFDVLFEKLQPRWLKVIADFKPRGNVHTVIEIDSAKM, encoded by the coding sequence ATGAAATACGGTGAAAAAGAGATACTTGAATTCGATATTAACAATGATGAAAACTATTGGCCAAATACGAATAAAAAGAATTATATCATTGATATTGAATTACCAGAGTTCATGGCAAAATGTCCAAGAAGTGGATACCCTGACTTTGCAACAATCAAAATTCAATACACTCCAGATGAGAAAGTAATTGAATTAAAAGCACTTAAAATTTATATCAATACTTTTATGTATAGAGAAGTTTCTCATGAAAATTCAGCAAATGAAATTTTTGACGTTTTATTTGAAAAATTACAACCAAGATGGTTAAAAGTAATTGCTGATTTCAAACCAAGAGGAAATGTACATACTGTTATTGAAATAGATAGTGCAAAAATGTAG
- a CDS encoding DNA-binding protein, with amino-acid sequence MERLVTTSQAAHILGLSLQGIHYRIKKNQLKSIKKSGKTFVYVSEEMEKNASSNHNTKVEAIKADTSNQEQSQAIIDVKNEQIILLKDSMKWMKKQYKSEISRLEKNQKKIINVFNSEIKLLQSAFNEMRTIYKTQPQIESNPINTQSTTEFMTLKDFFVIMKRFNKTEKEIKYIIFQAIQKKDSRFIYNKKEKKLLILKSDFEDLA; translated from the coding sequence TTGGAAAGATTAGTTACGACTTCACAAGCTGCTCATATACTTGGGCTCTCTTTACAAGGTATACACTACAGAATTAAAAAAAATCAATTAAAATCTATCAAAAAATCTGGTAAGACTTTTGTTTATGTGTCTGAAGAAATGGAAAAAAACGCTTCTTCAAACCATAATACAAAAGTTGAAGCTATAAAAGCAGACACTTCAAATCAAGAACAATCCCAAGCTATCATTGATGTAAAAAATGAACAAATTATTTTATTAAAAGACTCAATGAAATGGATGAAAAAACAGTATAAATCAGAAATCTCAAGATTAGAAAAAAATCAAAAGAAAATCATTAATGTTTTTAACTCGGAGATAAAACTTCTTCAAAGTGCATTTAATGAAATGAGAACTATTTATAAAACTCAACCACAAATTGAATCAAATCCTATTAATACTCAGAGTACTACAGAGTTTATGACTTTAAAAGACTTTTTTGTAATTATGAAAAGGTTTAATAAAACGGAAAAAGAGATTAAATATATTATATTTCAAGCAATTCAAAAAAAAGATAGTAGATTTATTTATAATAAAAAAGAGAAAAAATTACTGATTTTAAAATCAGATTTTGAAGATTTAGCCTAA